A single region of the Dromaius novaehollandiae isolate bDroNov1 chromosome 27, bDroNov1.hap1, whole genome shotgun sequence genome encodes:
- the LOC135323772 gene encoding LOW QUALITY PROTEIN: olfactory receptor 10A7-like (The sequence of the model RefSeq protein was modified relative to this genomic sequence to represent the inferred CDS: inserted 2 bases in 1 codon; deleted 2 bases in 1 codon), whose protein sequence is MSRVNKTMVTGFILLGFPNLAQFQLLFFVVLLLIYMGTLLGNILLILPTMVDPALHSPMYFFLQNLSLLEICFTLAVVPQLFSNLLAEKKSVSFLGCMAQMFFFFSFGTVECFLLAAXHDRYVAICNPLCYRNIMNRGVCIQVMLALWLSGIPVGMLQTTWLFSLPFYGPNNVNHFFCDGPPVLELVCADTSLFETYSLTATITVIMPPFVLILVSYICILHSVLKMNSAAGRHKAFSSSHLIVVTLLYGTGILAYLQTRSDFSPDIKKLFSLSYMVITPTLNPIIYSLRNSEVKESLWRTLGRKTANSP, encoded by the exons ATGTCCAGGGTAAATAAGACCATGGTGACAGGGTTCATTCTTCTGGGCTTTCCCAATCTTGCCCAGTTCCAGCTTCTGTTCTTTGTGGTGCTTTTGCTTATTTATatggggaccctcctggggaACATCCTCCTCATCCTTCCCACCATGGTGGACCCTGCCCTTCACagccccatgtacttcttcctccagAACTTGTCTCTCCTGGAGATCTGCTTTACTCTAGCGGTTGTTCCCCAGCTCTTTTCGAACCTCCTTGCTGAGAAGAAATCCGtctccttcctgggctgcatggcacagatgtttttcttcttctcctttggCACTGTGGAATGCTTTCTTCTAGCTGC ACATGACCGCTATGTTGCTATATGCAATCCTCTGTGCTACCGGAACATTATGAACAGGGGGGTCTGTATCCAAGTCATGCTGGCTCTGTGGCTCTCAGGGATTCCTGTGGGGATGTTGCAGACCACATGGCTCTTCAGCCTCCCATTCTATGGACCTAACAACGTGAACCATTTCTTTTGTGATGGACCCCCAGTGCTAGAGCTGGTGTGTGCAGACACCTCCCTGTTTGAGACATATTCCCTCACAGCCACAATCACTGTTATCATG CCCCCATTTGTGCtgatcctggtgtcctacatctGCATCCTCCACTCTGTGCTGAAGATGAACTCTGCAGCAGGgaggcacaaagccttttcctcCTCTCATCTCATAGTGGTCACCCTGTTGTATGGTACTGGTATTCTGGCATACCTCCAGACCAGATCTGACTTCTCACCAGATATCAAGaagttgttttctctttcctaCATGGTAATTACACCAACATTAAATCCCatcatctacagcctgaggaacagtGAGGTGAAGGAGTCCCTCTGGAGAACCCTGGGGAGGAAAACTGCCAACAGTCCTTAA